The following proteins are encoded in a genomic region of Gavia stellata isolate bGavSte3 unplaced genomic scaffold, bGavSte3.hap2 HAP2_SCAFFOLD_44, whole genome shotgun sequence:
- the LOC132321731 gene encoding acrosin-like — translation MNLLRLLVLLALCGPAHGTWDTCGGTCGLRPMASQHGVSRVVGGTDAQPGAWPWIVSIQDPWKTGTGHTCGGSLISPQWVLTAAHCFIEARHITMWRVVVGATRLTQLGPEAQVRHIKRLLVHEHYSNITQRNDIALLELDQPVQCSYSIQLACVPDASLRVSELTTCYASGWGSTTARCEFPKRSTDVLQEAKVRLIDVNLCNSSGWYRGAIHTHNLCAGYAQGGIDTCQGDSGGPLVCKDNNADYFWLVGVTSWGKGCARARRPGVYTSTQHFYDWILAQMGLRPAVSATPTPQPGFTSSPFQRPRPIPTQLGTFTPCPFPLQRLVQFFTRVQELLQFLRGTKA, via the exons atgaatttgctccgcctcctcgtcctgctggccctgtgcgggcctgcgcacggcacgtgggacacctgtgg agggacctgcgggctccggcccatggcttctcagcACGGcgtgtcgcgcgtcgtgggtggcacagatgcccagccaggggcctggccctggatcgtcagcatccaggatccctggaaaacaggcacggggcatacatgcggagggtccctcatcagcccacagtgggtcctcacagcagcccactgcttcattgaggccag gcacatcaccatgtggcgcgtggtggtcggggccacccggttgactcagctgggccctgaggcccaagtgcgccatatcaagcggctactggttcacgagcactacagtaacatcacgcagaggaacgacatcgccctgctggaactggaccagcctgtgcagtgcagctactccatccagcttgcctgtgtgcccgacgcctcgctgagagtgtcagagctgacaacctgctacgccagcggctggggttccacgactgcaagatgtgagttcccaaaaa gatcaactgatgtcctgcaggaggccaaggtccgcctcattgatgtcaacctctgtaacagcagcgggtggtacagaggggccatccacacccacaacctgtgtgctggctacgcgcagggtggcatcgacacctgccag ggcgacagcggtggtcctctcgtctgcaaagataacaatgcagactacttctggctcgttggagtcaccagctgggggaaaggctgcgcgagagcaagacggcccggagtctacacctccacgcagcacttttacgactggatcctggcacagatgggactgcgcccagcagtatcggctactccaacgccacagccaggcttcacctcaagcccctttcagaggccgaGACCCATACCAACTCAGTTGGGCacgtttacaccctgcccatttccactccagaggctggtgcaattctttactcgggtgcaggagctcctgcagttcctaagggggacaaaggcctga